GGATTTGCTCCAACCCAGCGCGATGTGCCTATGGCCCTGAACCTCGTGAGGAAGACCATGTCGGAGGTCCCTGGTGCAACATCGCTCAACCTCCTCGCTGTCCTCGTGTCGCCCAAGACCTCGGCAACGGGATCGTGTACGCTCCAAGGACTCATGTACGTCGGCAGCGGAGTGCCGACCCCCATCGAACCACGCTCATGCTGAGGCAGGGTAAACCTGGAGCACTTCCGGGGACGAAAGAGATTCCTGAAGCGCGGGGCCGTAAGGTCAGTTCCGACATCTGACGACTAACAGCCGACAGCGGCGCGCAGGATGCGCGCAGCTTCCAGTTCCCATCTCCTATCTTCTGATTCCACAGTTCCGGTGATTCACGTTCCCAACATCAGCCCGATGCCCACCCCACGCGGTTCATTTAAATGAACCGCGGGTCCCCGGTGACGCGGCAGGCGAAACAGTCACCCTGTTGTTTGGGGAATTCCCGCGAGCCCTTCCGGGAGTTCGGGAGCACGAGGCCGCGGCTTCGCCGCGAGTTCCCGTGCCCATTCTGACAGGGCGCCGTTGACTCTGTCAGGCGGGAGCCGATAATACCACTGGTACTATGAAGTGCGTAATCTGCAAACAGGGAGAGACCCGGTCTGGTACAGCAACCGTCACGCTTGTGCGTGGCGGCCTGACGGTCGTCTACAAAGGCGTACCGGCTCAGGTCTGCCCCAACTGCGGCGAGGAATACGTTGACTCTGCGGTGGCGGACCGGCTGCTCAAGGAAGCCGAGCAGACCGCGCGCAACGGCACGCAGGTCGAAGTCCGCCAGTTCGCCGCCGCTTGACGAACCAAGACTGAGGACAGAAGACGGAGGACCGGCGAGGGACAATTCCCCTGTTTCCGGCCGATGTCAAGACGCAACGCGGCTTCGCCGCGAGTGACCAGTCATGAGAGACCCTCTCGTCTGACTCAGGGCGACTCGGAGTCGGTTGCCAGGTTCCAGTTACCAGTTGAGCGAAGCCCCGGTGACGCGATAGGCGATTCCTGCCGCGGCGCACTCCTCGGTCCTCACTCCTCAGTCCTCACTCCTTAGTTTCTAGTCCCTGCCGCCCATCCCACGCAGTTCATTCAAATGAACCGCGGGTCCCCGGCGACGCGGCAGGCGATTCCTGACGCGCGCGGGGCCGTAAGGGCAGTCCGGCGGGCACCGGATAATTCAGAAGTCAGATACCAGAGACCAGAATGCAGAATTCCGCCGACCCCAAAGCTTCCGCGATTCATTAGAGTGAACTGGTAGGAGTCGAGTCATGGAACGGACAGCGGACGGTCAGCGGAAACCGGCTATAGGTTGTTGAATTCCTCTACGCCCAGGCCCATCTCACGTACAATCGCGCGGAGGGTCCCGATTGGGACGTCTCCCGGATGCCGGGGCACTGGAATGGTGATGTCGCGTTCGGAGAGGTAGTAGACCGGGTGCCGGCTGGTGCGGATTTCCCGGTAGCCGGCGCGCCTGAGTTTCGCGGCCAGCTCGCGGTAGGAGACGCGGACGAGCTTAGGCATGTACCGGACGTCGGTACACGTTCAGCCCGCCGTAGCGAACCCGCCTGAGCTTCAGGGCCGCGACCTTGCGACGAGCCTCCAGGCAGCTCTCGATGGCGTCAACCGCGTTGCGATAGGCTTCCTCCAGCGTCTTGCCGGATGCGACGCAGCCGCGAATCGCTGGCACCGTGGCGGTGAAGACGCCATCCTCATCCTGGAAGTAGTTGATGTCGAATTCCTGATAGGCTGCTTTCATCGTGACCAGTATAGGTCGCTGCTGCCCGGCGGTCAAATGGGGAAGCAAACCCGGCGATGCAGCAGGCGATTCCTGACGCGCGCGGGCGGGTCAGCTTACGGCTCACAGCTAACAGCTTATGGCCAGCGGCCGACAGCGGCGCGGAGGCTGCGCACCGGCATTGACATAGAGTCGTCACCCGCTAGACTGCGTCCGAAAGGAATCTGTTATGACAAAAGTACGTTTGTTAGTTATTGCCGCGGTCACGGGCGCTGCACTTCTGGGCCCGAACTGCAGTCCTTCGCTCGCTCCCATACACCCGATGACCATCGGCAGCGTGTGGAACACAACAACCATTACGCTCTCCGGGCCCGCCGGCGGGCCGCTGGATACCGTGTCGACAACCACCATCACGCGAACCGCGCTGCAGAAAGCCAGTCTGGCCAATGGCAGAGAGGTCGTGGAGTTCAAGGATGATTCAGCCATCCACACCCGGACACCGGACACGACCGTCTCCGCGACCGGTGACTACTACATGGCTGAAGTCGGTGACACGATCATGTCCTACAAGAGCCTTGACGACACCATCGGCACACCCGTGCTGATGTCGGACCCGGTAGCGGGCGATACCTGGTTGGAAGGCACCACCGGGGTGACGGTCGTCGGCCAGGAGGACGTTACGGTCGCGGCCGGGACGTACCGGAAGGCGTGGAAACTGAAGCTGACCGTCCATTCCCCGGTGACCTTCGACATCTACGAATGGTACGCCCGGGGCACCGGTATGGTGAAGTCGTACTACGATGCCACCTTCCTCGGCAAGGAGCGGATCTTTGACCAGGAACTGACCTCGGCCACGATCAAGTAGCGAACGAATTCCGGGGACTCATAGAAGCCCCTGACGCGCGCGGGCGGGTCAGCTTGCGGCTGACAGCGTACCGATTCTAGATTCTAGATTTGTAGACTAGCTGACTCAGGCCTTGGCGGTCTTGGCGAGCTTGGCGGTTAACCCATTTTCGATTGACGATTGCCGATTCTAGATTGCCGGACCGGTATCCGAAGCGGAGAGCGGTTGGCGGTCAGCGGGCGCGGTGCTTTCGGGCGGAAGGATGTGCGAAGGGGCTAGACCCGGAAGAGCTTGTCGCCGAGCAGGGCGGCCGTGACGCGGCCGCGCATGGTCCGGCCGAGGAAGGGCGAGTTGCGGGAGAGCGAGAGGACCCGTTCCGGAGCGTATGTCCACTCTGCCTTGAGGTCGAGCACGACCAGCTCAGCTTCGGAGCCGGCGGTAATCAAGGCCGGCGGCAGGTTCAGGATCCGGCGCGGCGCGACCGTCAACCGGGCGATGTAGTCGGCGAGCGACAGGGCCTTGCCGAGGACGAGCTGATCGTAACCCAGGCTGAAGGCGGTCTCGAAGCCGATGATGCCCGGCGGTGCGGCGTCGAACTCGGCGTCCTTCTCGCCTTTGAGATGCGGCGCATGGTCGGTGGCGATGGCGTCAATCGTCCCATCTGCAAGCCCCGCAATCACGGCCCGGCGGTCGATCTCAGTCCGGAGCGGCGGGTTGACCTTGTAGTTGGAGTCGAAGTCGGCAAGGGCATCTTCGGTCAGGGTGAAGTAGTGCGGGCAGGTTTCAGCCGTGACCTGCACCCCGCGTGCCTTGGCCCAGCGAATAATCTCGACCGTTGCCCGCGCCGACACATGGGCGATGTGAAGCCGCGCGTGCGTAAACTCGGCGAGCAGGACGTCACGCGCCGCCTGCGCCGACTCGGCTACGTCCGGCCCAGCCTTCATTCCCAGCCGGGTCGAGACTCGCCCTTCGTTGGCGACGCCCTCGACCAGTTCCTTGACCTCGCAGTGGGATATGACCGGCACGTCGAACGCTTTGCAGTATTCGAGCACGCGGCGCATCACCTGCGGGTCCGCGACCGGCGAGCCGTCGTCGGAGAATCCCACCGCGCCGGCTTCCTTCATCGTGCCGATTTCCGCCAGCTCTTTGCCCTGCCTGGCCTTGGTGCAGCAGCCGATGGGATGGACTCGCGCGTATCCGGCTTCGGTTGCCCGGCGGATTTCAAACCGGACCTGCGCCTCGGTGTCGATTGGCGGTTCGGTGTTCGGCATCGGGCAGACGCGCGTGAACCCGCCGGCAAGAGCCGCCGCGGTCCCGCTGGCGATTGTCTCTTCGTCCTCGCGCCCGGGCTCGCGCAGGTGGCAGTGCATGTCGACGAATCCCGGCGCGATGTGCCTGCCGCGGCAGTCTATGACCTCGGTGCCGGGAGGCGCGGTGATGGCGGCTCCGACCCTCTCGATTCGGCCACCGACCACTAACACATCCGCGCGGGACTCTTTCAGCGTCTCCGGGTCAATCACCGTCCCGCCCTGCAGCAGCACTCGGTTCAAAGTCTGTTCGTTCATCGTCTCTCGTTCACCGCTGGCCGTTCCGCACTTCTGCACTCTGGATTCTGGTTTCTGGATTATCCGGTTCTCCCTCATTCTGCCTGCTCTCCGCCTGCCAACAGGTACAGCACCGCCATCCGCACCGCGACTCCGTTCGTGACCTGCGGGAGCACCAGTGCCCGGCTGAAGTCGGCCACCTCAAAGTCCATTTCCACGCCCCAGTTCACCGGCCCCGGGTGCGTTACGACGACCTCGGGCGCAAGCTTACGCAGCCGCTCCGCGGTCAGGCCATAGAGCGCGCGGTACTCGCGCACGGTGGGGAAACTCGACGACGTTATCCGCTCGAGCTGGACCCGGAGCATGTTCACCACGTCCACCTCGTACAGAATCCGGTCCAGGCGGTAGAAGACCTCGCAGCCGTACTGCTCGATGTCGGACGGCAGCATAGTCGGCGGGCCGCATACCGCGACCTTTGCCCCGAGCTTGGCAAAGGCGAGCAGATTGGAATGGGCGACGCGCGAGTGGGCGATGTCGCCGACAATCAGCACCCGCTTCCCTTCCAGGCTGCCCAGCTTCTCGCGCAGGGTGAAGGAATCGAGCAGCGCCTGGGTCGGGTGCTCGTGCGCGCCGTCCCCGGCGTTGACCACGAAGGCTTTCACGTGCCGGGAGAGGAAGTGCGGGGCGCCGGGCGACGAGTGCCGGATAATGATGCCGTCCACGCCCATCGCCTCGATGTTGCGGGCGGTGTCGAGCAGCGTCTCGCCCTTGGAGACCGACGAGGTCGCCTTCGAGAAGTTGACGCAGCCGCAGCTCAGGCGGCTCGCGGCGAGGTTGAAGGATGTGGAAGTCCGGGTCGAGGCCTCGAAAAAGAGGTTGATCACGGTCCGACCGCGCAGGGCCGGCACGATTGGAATCGGCCGGTCGAGCACCTGACGGAATGTGCGGGCCTGGTCGAGAATTGTCAGAATTTCGGAACGGTCAAGACCCTCGATG
The bacterium DNA segment above includes these coding regions:
- a CDS encoding type II toxin-antitoxin system HicB family antitoxin, producing the protein MKAAYQEFDINYFQDEDGVFTATVPAIRGCVASGKTLEEAYRNAVDAIESCLEARRKVAALKLRRVRYGGLNVYRRPVHA
- a CDS encoding aspartate carbamoyltransferase catalytic subunit, yielding MKLRSKHLLGIEGLDRSEILTILDQARTFRQVLDRPIPIVPALRGRTVINLFFEASTRTSTSFNLAASRLSCGCVNFSKATSSVSKGETLLDTARNIEAMGVDGIIIRHSSPGAPHFLSRHVKAFVVNAGDGAHEHPTQALLDSFTLREKLGSLEGKRVLIVGDIAHSRVAHSNLLAFAKLGAKVAVCGPPTMLPSDIEQYGCEVFYRLDRILYEVDVVNMLRVQLERITSSSFPTVREYRALYGLTAERLRKLAPEVVVTHPGPVNWGVEMDFEVADFSRALVLPQVTNGVAVRMAVLYLLAGGEQAE
- a CDS encoding type II toxin-antitoxin system HicA family toxin; protein product: MPKLVRVSYRELAAKLRRAGYREIRTSRHPVYYLSERDITIPVPRHPGDVPIGTLRAIVREMGLGVEEFNNL
- a CDS encoding dihydroorotase, coding for MRENRIIQKPESRVQKCGTASGERETMNEQTLNRVLLQGGTVIDPETLKESRADVLVVGGRIERVGAAITAPPGTEVIDCRGRHIAPGFVDMHCHLREPGREDEETIASGTAAALAGGFTRVCPMPNTEPPIDTEAQVRFEIRRATEAGYARVHPIGCCTKARQGKELAEIGTMKEAGAVGFSDDGSPVADPQVMRRVLEYCKAFDVPVISHCEVKELVEGVANEGRVSTRLGMKAGPDVAESAQAARDVLLAEFTHARLHIAHVSARATVEIIRWAKARGVQVTAETCPHYFTLTEDALADFDSNYKVNPPLRTEIDRRAVIAGLADGTIDAIATDHAPHLKGEKDAEFDAAPPGIIGFETAFSLGYDQLVLGKALSLADYIARLTVAPRRILNLPPALITAGSEAELVVLDLKAEWTYAPERVLSLSRNSPFLGRTMRGRVTAALLGDKLFRV
- a CDS encoding type II toxin-antitoxin system MqsA family antitoxin, with amino-acid sequence MKCVICKQGETRSGTATVTLVRGGLTVVYKGVPAQVCPNCGEEYVDSAVADRLLKEAEQTARNGTQVEVRQFAAA